A single region of the Vanessa tameamea isolate UH-Manoa-2023 chromosome 18, ilVanTame1 primary haplotype, whole genome shotgun sequence genome encodes:
- the LOC113397773 gene encoding uncharacterized protein LOC113397773 has protein sequence MAQSSNVVFPRKLLKKFILMYRELNCLWDRKCLTYKHKKKRHDAVTKLTELVQKYDSSATRVHVLRKIESLRACVRREYKKIQDSRLQATSPDEVYTPHLWYYDMLSFVFGEEESNIKEKQESPDPVISESEDENETRESDETFQPPIVNYSDYTVTTNLMEGGNVSPIPKQFAFEEDKSKRHCTEVDDEYDAIGINVAAKLRGLPSNMRILAEKLINDVLYQAQMNGLNSTTVIATPDPFKQDVL, from the exons ATGGCGCAGAGCAGCAACGTCGTATTCCCGCGTAAATTGCTAAAGAAATTCATCTTGATGTACAGAGAATTAAACTGTTTATGGGATAGGAAATGTCTCACGTATAAACATAAGAAGAAACGACACGATGCTGTAACGAAATTGACTGAGTTGGTACAGAAATACGATTCATCGGCTACCAGAGTCCATGTTTTGAGAAAAATCGAGAGTCTACGGGCGTGTGTGCGACGGGAGTATAAAAAGATACAAGACAGTCGGTTACAGGCGACGAGCCCGGATGAGGTTTATACACCTCACCTGTGGTACTATGATATGCTTTCGTTCGTATTCGGCGAAGAAGAGAGCAACATAAAAGAAAAGCAAGAATCACCTGACCCAGTAATTTCg GAATCAGAAGATGAAAACGAAACAAGGGAATCGGATGAAACGTTCCAGCCGCCGATAGTGAACTATTCTGATTACACAGTGACCACAAACTTGATGGAAGGCGGCAATGTTTCGCCCATTCCGAAACAGTTTGCATTCGAAGAGGATAAATCTAAAAGGCATTGCACGGAGGTTGATGACGAATACGACGCGATTG GCATAAATGTTGCAGCGAAACTACGCGGTCTGCCTTCGAACATGAGGATATTAGCAGAGAAGTTGATTAACGACGTTTTGTACCAGGCGCAAATGAATGGTCTCAACTCTACCACTGTTATTGCAACGCCGGACCCGTTTAAACAGGACGTGTTATAA